Proteins encoded together in one Shewanella oneidensis MR-1 window:
- a CDS encoding TlpA disulfide reductase family protein, which produces MKKLVLFLGMFSASVLAAPSLDHFVFDTQSQTVSLNEFKGKVVYVDFWASWCGPCRKSFPWMNAMQQKYREQGLAVVAINLDTDKALADEFLKQVPAHFTVRFNPEGDVARSFDLLGMPSSFIFNRQGQLVNQHAGFFQDNIADYEQELVNLLKE; this is translated from the coding sequence ATGAAAAAACTCGTGTTGTTCCTCGGAATGTTTAGTGCAAGTGTGCTTGCAGCGCCTTCACTCGATCACTTTGTATTTGATACACAAAGTCAAACCGTATCCCTTAATGAATTTAAAGGCAAAGTCGTTTATGTCGATTTTTGGGCCTCTTGGTGTGGACCCTGCCGTAAGTCTTTTCCTTGGATGAATGCCATGCAGCAAAAGTATCGAGAGCAAGGGCTAGCGGTTGTAGCCATTAACCTTGATACCGACAAAGCCCTTGCCGATGAGTTTTTAAAGCAAGTGCCAGCCCACTTTACCGTGCGTTTTAATCCAGAAGGCGATGTGGCGCGAAGCTTCGATTTATTGGGGATGCCCAGCAGCTTTATTTTCAATCGCCAAGGCCAGTTAGTGAATCAACATGCTGGTTTTTTCCAAGACAATATTGCTGATTATGAACAAGAACTCGTGAATCTTTTGAAGGAGTGA
- a CDS encoding DUF4266 domain-containing protein, whose translation MRKITLVAVSLLMLGAGGCSSLGVEPWEKGQFARSDMALDSEKLDLALDDHIYFSKEGSSGGRAFAGGGCGCN comes from the coding sequence ATGCGAAAAATCACATTAGTTGCTGTCTCGTTATTGATGCTAGGGGCGGGTGGTTGCTCAAGCTTAGGGGTTGAGCCGTGGGAAAAAGGCCAGTTTGCCCGAAGCGACATGGCGCTTGATAGCGAAAAGTTAGATCTGGCCTTGGACGATCATATTTACTTCAGTAAAGAAGGCAGCAGTGGTGGTCGAGCTTTTGCCGGTGGAGGTTGTGGTTGTAACTAA